From one Micromonospora siamensis genomic stretch:
- the hisB gene encoding imidazoleglycerol-phosphate dehydratase HisB, whose translation MSRTARVERITKETEVLVEIDIDGTGKAEISTGVGFYDHMLNQIARHGGFDLTVRTVGDLEIDAHHTMEDTALALGAAFDQALGDKAGIRRYGSATVPMDEVLVRAAVDLSGRPYVVHDEPVLAPYIGPVYPTSMTRHIWESFGQSARITLHVDVLRAARPGGHPDAHHVVEAQFKAVSRALREATAIDPRNAGVVPSTKGAL comes from the coding sequence ATGAGCCGGACCGCCCGGGTGGAGCGGATCACCAAGGAGACCGAGGTCCTCGTCGAGATCGACATCGACGGCACCGGCAAGGCCGAGATCAGCACCGGGGTCGGCTTCTACGACCACATGCTGAACCAGATCGCCCGGCACGGCGGCTTCGACCTGACCGTCCGCACCGTCGGCGACCTGGAGATCGACGCCCACCACACGATGGAGGACACCGCGCTCGCCCTGGGCGCCGCGTTCGACCAGGCGCTGGGGGACAAGGCCGGCATCCGGCGGTACGGCTCGGCCACCGTCCCGATGGACGAGGTGCTGGTGCGGGCGGCCGTCGACCTGTCCGGCCGGCCGTACGTGGTGCACGACGAGCCGGTCCTCGCGCCGTACATCGGGCCGGTCTACCCGACCAGCATGACCCGGCACATCTGGGAGTCCTTCGGCCAGTCGGCCCGGATCACGCTGCACGTGGACGTGCTGCGGGCGGCCCGCCCGGGCGGCCACCCGGATGCCCACCACGTGGTGGAGGCCCAGTTCAAGGCGGTCTCCCGGGCGCTGCGCGAGGCCACCGCGATCGACCCGCGCAACGCGGGCGTGGTGCCCAGCACCAAGGGGGCTCTCTGA
- a CDS encoding histidinol-phosphate transaminase, which produces MTTLDDLPIRDDLRGLSPYGAPQLDVPVRLNTNENSYPVPEPVVDAIGKAVAAELRDLNRYPDRDAVALRADLAAYLGHGLTARQVWAANGSNEIQQQLLQAFGGPGRSALGFVPAYSMHPLLALGTGTRWIPATRGVDFGLTAAEAVAQVREHAPDVVFLCSPNNPTGTALDPAVVAAVLDAAPGMVVVDEAYAEFARPGTVSALAVLPGHPRLVVTRTMSKAFGFAGGRLGYLAADPAVVAAVQLVRLPYHLSALTQAAARAALAHRDALLGTVTAIMAQRDRIVAELRARGHRVADSDANFVLFAVDGEQSTAWHALLEQGVLVRDVGLPGWLRVTAGTPAETDAFLSAMERI; this is translated from the coding sequence GTGACGACCCTGGACGACCTGCCCATCCGGGACGACCTGCGGGGGCTGTCGCCGTACGGGGCGCCGCAGCTGGACGTGCCGGTGCGGCTGAACACCAACGAGAACTCCTACCCGGTGCCCGAGCCGGTGGTGGACGCGATCGGCAAGGCCGTCGCGGCGGAGCTGCGCGACCTCAATCGCTACCCGGACCGCGACGCCGTGGCGCTGCGCGCCGACCTGGCCGCCTACCTGGGGCACGGGCTCACCGCCCGGCAGGTGTGGGCGGCCAACGGCTCCAACGAGATCCAGCAGCAGCTGCTGCAGGCGTTCGGCGGTCCGGGGCGCAGCGCGCTGGGCTTCGTGCCGGCGTACTCGATGCACCCGCTGCTGGCGCTCGGCACCGGCACCCGGTGGATCCCCGCCACCCGCGGCGTCGACTTCGGTCTGACCGCCGCCGAGGCGGTCGCCCAGGTCCGCGAGCACGCCCCCGACGTGGTCTTCCTCTGCTCGCCGAACAACCCCACCGGCACCGCGCTCGACCCGGCCGTGGTCGCCGCCGTGCTGGACGCCGCACCGGGCATGGTGGTGGTCGACGAGGCGTACGCCGAGTTCGCCCGGCCCGGCACGGTCAGCGCCCTGGCGGTGCTGCCCGGCCACCCCCGGCTGGTGGTCACCCGGACGATGAGCAAGGCGTTCGGGTTCGCCGGTGGCCGGCTCGGCTACCTGGCCGCCGACCCGGCGGTGGTGGCGGCGGTGCAGCTGGTCCGGCTGCCGTACCACCTCTCGGCGCTCACCCAGGCCGCCGCCCGCGCGGCGCTGGCCCACCGCGACGCCCTGCTCGGCACGGTCACCGCGATCATGGCGCAGCGCGACCGGATCGTCGCCGAGCTGCGCGCCCGGGGTCACCGGGTCGCCGACAGCGACGCCAACTTCGTCCTCTTCGCGGTCGACGGCGAGCAGTCCACCGCCTGGCACGCCCTGCTGGAGCAGGGGGTGCTGGTCCGCGACGTCGGCCTGCCCGGCTGGCTGCGGGTCACCGCCGGCACCCCCGCCGAGACGGACGCCTTCCTTTCAGCGATGGAGCGAATCTGA
- the hisD gene encoding histidinol dehydrogenase, which translates to MLNRIDLRGGVRDPRRLLPRAQLDVSVAVERIRPLVEAVREHGYPAIREASERFDGISPEVLRVPVAAIREAEGTLDPQVRAALLESITRARKVHADQRRTDHVTAVVPGGTVTERWLPVDRVGLYVPGGLAMYPSTVVMNVVPAQAAGVRSLVVVSPPQKENGGLPDQRVLAACALLGVDEVYAVGGAQAVAMLAYGATVDPAGEQRCDPVDMITGPGNIWVTAAKRLLRGVVGIDAEAGPTEIAILADDTADPAHVAADLISQAEHDPLAASVLVTPSVALAEAVDAELARQVPAAKHTERITTALRGEQSGVVLVDDLEAGLRVVDAYAAEHLEIQTVDAREWALRVRNAGAIFVGAWSPVSLGDYCAGSNHVLPTGGCARHSSGLSVQSFLRGVHLVEYTQEALRDVAGHVVTLATVEDLPAHGQAVSVRFPGETP; encoded by the coding sequence GTGTTGAATCGGATCGACCTGCGCGGCGGGGTCCGTGACCCGCGCCGCCTGCTGCCCCGTGCCCAGCTCGACGTCTCCGTGGCGGTCGAGCGGATCCGCCCCCTCGTGGAGGCGGTCCGGGAGCATGGTTACCCGGCGATCCGGGAGGCCAGCGAGCGCTTCGACGGGATCTCCCCGGAGGTGCTGCGGGTGCCGGTGGCGGCGATCCGGGAGGCCGAGGGGACGCTGGACCCGCAGGTCCGCGCCGCGCTGCTGGAGTCGATCACCCGGGCCCGCAAGGTGCACGCCGACCAGCGCCGCACCGACCACGTCACCGCGGTGGTGCCCGGTGGCACGGTGACCGAACGCTGGCTGCCGGTCGACCGGGTCGGCCTGTACGTCCCCGGCGGCCTGGCCATGTACCCGTCGACCGTGGTGATGAACGTGGTCCCCGCCCAGGCGGCCGGGGTGCGCTCGCTGGTGGTGGTCAGCCCGCCGCAGAAGGAGAACGGCGGCCTGCCCGACCAGCGGGTCCTCGCGGCCTGCGCGCTGCTCGGTGTGGACGAGGTGTACGCCGTCGGCGGCGCCCAGGCCGTGGCCATGCTGGCGTACGGCGCCACCGTCGACCCGGCCGGCGAGCAGCGCTGCGACCCGGTCGACATGATCACCGGGCCGGGCAACATCTGGGTGACCGCCGCCAAGCGGCTGCTGCGCGGCGTCGTCGGCATCGACGCCGAGGCCGGCCCCACCGAGATCGCCATCCTGGCCGACGACACCGCCGACCCGGCGCACGTCGCCGCCGACCTGATCAGCCAGGCCGAGCACGACCCCCTCGCGGCCAGCGTGCTGGTCACCCCGTCCGTGGCGCTGGCCGAGGCGGTCGACGCCGAGCTGGCCCGGCAGGTGCCGGCGGCCAAGCACACCGAGCGGATCACCACCGCGCTGCGCGGCGAGCAGAGCGGCGTCGTGCTCGTCGACGACCTCGAGGCCGGCCTGCGGGTGGTCGACGCGTACGCGGCCGAGCACCTGGAGATCCAGACCGTGGACGCCCGCGAGTGGGCGCTGCGGGTGCGCAACGCCGGGGCGATCTTCGTCGGCGCCTGGTCGCCGGTCTCCCTCGGCGACTACTGCGCCGGCTCCAACCACGTGCTGCCCACCGGGGGGTGCGCCCGGCACTCCTCCGGCCTGTCCGTGCAGTCCTTCCTGCGCGGCGTGCACCTGGTGGAATACACGCAGGAGGCGCTGCGGGACGTCGCCGGGCACGTGGTGACCCTGGCCACCGTCGAGGACCTGCCCGCGCACGGTCAGGCGGTCAGCGTCCGGTTCCCGGGGGAGACCCCGTGA
- a CDS encoding LON peptidase substrate-binding domain-containing protein, protein MTARLPVFPLATVLFPGLVLPLHIFEERYRALVRHLMALPDGTPREFGVVAIRAGWEVAPGGGRATPGGGEITLHEVGCTAELRQVTELADGGFDIVTVGRRRFRIGDVDRDSAPYLTASVDWLPEPAGPDEAADLLAARVISVFRQYLGLIRPDPEEISEQLPEDPTVLSHLVAATAALTVDDRQRLLAVDDTAARLRAELRLLNRETALLRQVRAVPVPLAELASPPPAPN, encoded by the coding sequence GTGACTGCGCGGCTGCCGGTGTTCCCGCTCGCAACGGTGCTCTTTCCCGGTCTGGTGCTGCCGCTGCACATATTCGAGGAGCGCTACCGGGCGCTGGTGCGGCACCTGATGGCGCTCCCCGACGGCACCCCCCGGGAGTTCGGCGTGGTGGCCATCCGGGCCGGCTGGGAGGTCGCTCCGGGCGGTGGCCGGGCCACCCCGGGCGGCGGCGAGATCACCCTGCACGAGGTGGGCTGCACCGCCGAGCTGCGTCAGGTCACCGAGCTGGCCGACGGCGGGTTCGACATCGTCACGGTCGGGCGGCGTCGGTTCCGGATCGGCGACGTCGACCGGGACTCCGCGCCGTACCTGACCGCCTCGGTGGACTGGCTGCCGGAGCCGGCCGGCCCGGACGAGGCCGCCGACCTGCTGGCCGCCCGGGTGATCTCGGTGTTCCGGCAGTACCTGGGCCTGATCCGGCCCGATCCGGAGGAGATCTCCGAGCAGCTGCCGGAGGACCCGACGGTGCTGTCGCACCTGGTCGCCGCGACCGCCGCGCTCACCGTCGACGACCGGCAGCGGCTGCTGGCCGTCGACGACACCGCCGCCCGGCTCCGCGCCGAGCTGCGGCTGCTCAACCGCGAGACGGCCCTGCTGCGCCAGGTGCGGGCGGTTCCGGTGCCGCTGGCGGAGCTGGCCAGCCCGCCGCCGGCCCCGAACTGA
- a CDS encoding DUF2567 domain-containing protein yields the protein MSPENSDAERAEAGRAATDPPAASAGAGEAPPWWWQPPPAPAPEPGARRRAVLAGLAAFAALTVLGLPLGLLWAALAPDIPVVKTPEGAVYAQPQPEQPIAADGWFSLLGLGFGVLAGVALWFVLRRRRGPGSLLGGTAGALAAALVAWQVGRRIGLSTYQRLLETAPPGRAFTKPADLRAGGVDWFHGVLPYPHGNLLLPAFGVAVTYTLLAGWSRWPSLRPEPEPFAGAPFGPVPFGAEPSGPGPVGPGGPGPVSSGPAAGWPAPPAAPEPPAPGAAGPSRG from the coding sequence GTGAGTCCGGAGAATTCCGATGCCGAGCGGGCCGAAGCCGGTCGCGCTGCCACCGATCCGCCCGCCGCGTCCGCAGGGGCGGGAGAGGCGCCGCCGTGGTGGTGGCAGCCGCCGCCCGCGCCCGCGCCGGAGCCGGGTGCCCGTCGGCGGGCGGTGCTCGCCGGGCTGGCCGCGTTCGCGGCGCTGACCGTGCTGGGCCTCCCGCTGGGGTTGCTCTGGGCGGCCCTGGCACCGGACATCCCGGTGGTGAAGACCCCCGAGGGAGCGGTGTACGCCCAGCCGCAGCCCGAGCAGCCGATCGCCGCCGACGGCTGGTTCAGCCTGCTCGGGCTGGGCTTCGGGGTGCTCGCCGGGGTGGCGCTCTGGTTCGTGCTGCGCCGCCGCCGCGGACCCGGTTCGCTGCTGGGCGGGACGGCCGGCGCGCTGGCGGCGGCGCTGGTCGCCTGGCAGGTGGGACGCCGGATCGGCCTGTCGACGTACCAGCGGCTGCTGGAGACGGCGCCACCGGGCCGGGCCTTCACCAAGCCGGCCGACCTGCGCGCCGGTGGCGTCGACTGGTTCCACGGGGTGCTGCCCTACCCGCACGGCAACCTGCTGCTGCCCGCCTTCGGGGTGGCCGTCACGTACACCCTGCTGGCCGGCTGGTCGCGCTGGCCGTCGCTGCGTCCGGAGCCGGAGCCCTTCGCCGGGGCGCCGTTCGGCCCGGTGCCGTTCGGTGCGGAGCCGTCCGGCCCGGGCCCGGTCGGTCCGGGCGGTCCGGGACCGGTCAGTTCGGGGCCGGCGGCGGGCTGGCCAGCTCCGCCAGCGGCACCGGAACCGCCCGCACCTGGCGCAGCAGGGCCGTCTCGCGGTTGA
- a CDS encoding MinD/ParA family ATP-binding protein codes for MDGTETGWSRPVEPAPRWRALFDRARLGGRTAEQADADHRTEEPPPAAREALPRRASGSGYSGRVSAVGRVTEPAYDPLAGYRAEDGYRADPTHRAGPGYGAEPGYGAESYREPAYPEPGRPDAAYREPGYGAEPGYRAEGTYRVDPAYRAEPAYQPEPAYQPEPAYQPEPAYRAESAYQPEPAWQEPVAESRYSALENGYRHEPPPVESRYALLEGRGYRPEAHQPEARRQQLAPTVAPPEPARPGPLDPDYVDPGHPDPGYPPTPARPEPTYRSVAAVEPAYRATAAVEAAPPVVASAVVASAVVAERPDWRAPAPESESERASAVLRRELGAPRVLAFANPKGGVHKTTATVLAAATVGSVRGKGVLAWDDNELRGTLGLRAGSARHARTIRHLIHDLAQIEILEGATLLDQLDDYLRHASDGSYDVLAGEESPRFAQRLDQFTVKRVLELLRRTHDVVCVDTGNNVESANWRTVMQAADQLVVTTVPREDAAFSADWMLDLLHEVGMGELADNAVTLISCPTPGRSSLQTDLERHFATRTRAVAVVPYDPALETGSSIEYHQLQPDTRRAWLEAAAVMLEPFAR; via the coding sequence TTGGACGGCACGGAGACCGGCTGGTCACGGCCGGTCGAACCAGCACCGCGGTGGCGGGCGCTGTTCGACCGGGCCCGGCTCGGCGGTCGTACCGCGGAACAGGCCGACGCCGACCACCGCACGGAGGAGCCCCCACCGGCGGCGCGGGAGGCGTTGCCGCGACGCGCGTCCGGCAGCGGGTACTCGGGGCGGGTGTCGGCGGTCGGCCGGGTGACCGAGCCGGCGTACGACCCGCTGGCCGGCTACCGGGCAGAGGACGGCTACCGGGCCGACCCCACCCACCGGGCGGGGCCGGGCTACGGCGCGGAGCCGGGCTACGGCGCGGAGTCCTATCGCGAGCCGGCGTATCCGGAGCCGGGTCGTCCCGACGCGGCCTACCGGGAGCCGGGGTACGGGGCCGAGCCCGGTTACCGGGCCGAGGGGACGTACCGGGTGGACCCGGCGTACCGGGCCGAGCCGGCGTACCAGCCTGAGCCGGCGTACCAGCCCGAGCCGGCGTACCAGCCCGAGCCGGCCTACCGGGCCGAGTCGGCGTACCAGCCCGAGCCGGCGTGGCAGGAGCCGGTGGCCGAGTCGCGGTACTCGGCGCTGGAGAACGGCTACCGGCACGAGCCGCCCCCGGTGGAGTCCCGGTACGCGCTGCTGGAGGGGCGCGGCTACCGGCCCGAGGCGCACCAGCCGGAGGCGCGGCGGCAGCAGCTCGCCCCAACGGTCGCCCCGCCGGAGCCGGCCCGCCCCGGTCCGCTCGACCCGGACTACGTCGACCCCGGCCACCCGGATCCGGGTTACCCACCCACACCGGCCCGGCCGGAGCCCACGTACCGGTCGGTGGCGGCGGTCGAACCGGCGTACCGGGCCACCGCCGCCGTCGAGGCGGCCCCGCCCGTGGTCGCCTCCGCCGTGGTCGCCTCCGCGGTGGTCGCCGAGCGGCCGGACTGGCGGGCGCCGGCACCGGAGAGCGAGTCCGAGCGGGCGTCCGCCGTGCTCCGCCGCGAGCTGGGCGCCCCGCGGGTGCTGGCCTTCGCCAACCCCAAGGGCGGCGTGCACAAGACCACCGCCACGGTGCTCGCCGCCGCCACCGTGGGCAGCGTGCGCGGCAAGGGCGTGCTCGCCTGGGACGACAACGAGCTGCGCGGCACGCTGGGCCTGCGCGCCGGCAGCGCCCGGCACGCCCGCACCATCCGGCACCTGATCCACGACCTCGCCCAGATCGAGATCCTGGAGGGTGCGACCCTGCTGGACCAGCTGGACGACTACCTGCGGCACGCCTCCGACGGCTCGTACGACGTGCTGGCCGGTGAGGAGAGCCCCCGGTTCGCCCAGCGGCTGGACCAGTTCACCGTCAAGCGGGTGCTGGAGCTGCTACGCCGTACCCACGACGTGGTCTGCGTGGACACCGGCAACAACGTGGAGAGCGCCAACTGGCGGACGGTGATGCAGGCCGCCGACCAGCTCGTCGTCACCACCGTGCCGCGCGAGGACGCCGCGTTCAGCGCGGACTGGATGCTGGACCTGCTGCACGAGGTGGGGATGGGGGAGCTGGCCGACAACGCGGTGACCCTGATCTCCTGCCCCACGCCGGGCCGGTCGTCGTTGCAGACCGACCTGGAGCGGCACTTCGCCACCCGGACCCGGGCGGTGGCCGTGGTGCCGTACGACCCGGCGCTGGAGACCGGCTCCTCGATCGAGTACCACCAGCTCCAGCCGGACACCCGGCGCGCCTGGCTGGAGGCCGCCGCCGTCATGCTCGAACCCTTCGCCCGCTGA
- a CDS encoding RluA family pseudouridine synthase: MTSAFSAGGDHRSLPVPDGLEGMRLDQAVSRLFGLSRTAAAALVDAGDALVDGAARANSYKVKAGSWLEVTLPAPAAPPTVVPQAVPGLDVVYADDDIVVVDKPVGVAAHPSPGWTGPTVIGGLAGIGHRISTSGAAERQGVVHRLDVGTTGIMVVAKSEQAYTALKRAFKYREVEKRYHAVVQGHPDPSRGTIDAPIDRHPNHDYRWAVVSGGKPSITHYDTLEAFPAASLLDVRLETGRTHQIRVHFSSMRHPCVGDLTYGADPTLSARLKLSRQWLHARSLSFTHPGTGEEVTFVSDYPADLARALEILAD, translated from the coding sequence GTGACCTCCGCCTTCTCCGCGGGCGGCGACCACCGCTCGCTGCCGGTCCCGGACGGCCTGGAGGGCATGCGCCTCGACCAGGCGGTGTCCCGGCTGTTCGGTCTCTCCCGCACCGCCGCAGCGGCGCTGGTCGACGCCGGTGACGCGCTCGTCGACGGCGCCGCGCGGGCCAACTCGTACAAGGTCAAGGCGGGCTCCTGGCTGGAGGTCACCCTCCCCGCGCCGGCCGCCCCGCCGACGGTGGTGCCGCAGGCCGTTCCCGGCCTGGACGTGGTCTACGCCGACGACGACATCGTGGTGGTGGACAAGCCGGTCGGGGTGGCCGCCCACCCCAGCCCCGGCTGGACCGGCCCGACCGTGATCGGCGGCCTGGCCGGCATCGGGCACCGCATCTCCACCAGCGGCGCCGCCGAGCGGCAGGGCGTCGTGCATCGGCTGGACGTCGGCACCACCGGGATCATGGTGGTGGCCAAGAGCGAGCAGGCGTACACGGCGTTGAAGCGGGCCTTCAAGTACCGCGAGGTGGAGAAGCGCTACCACGCCGTGGTGCAGGGCCACCCCGACCCGTCGCGCGGCACCATCGACGCGCCGATCGACCGGCACCCGAACCACGACTACCGCTGGGCGGTGGTCTCCGGCGGCAAGCCGAGCATCACCCACTACGACACCCTCGAGGCGTTCCCGGCGGCGAGCCTGCTCGACGTCCGGCTGGAGACCGGGCGTACGCACCAGATCCGGGTGCACTTCTCCAGCATGCGGCACCCGTGCGTCGGCGACCTCACCTACGGCGCGGACCCGACCCTGTCGGCCCGGCTCAAGCTGTCCCGGCAGTGGCTGCACGCCCGCTCGCTGAGCTTCACCCACCCGGGCACGGGCGAGGAGGTCACGTTCGTCAGCGACTACCCGGCGGACCTGGCCCGGGCGCTGGAGATCCTGGCCGACTGA
- the lspA gene encoding signal peptidase II → MTAAPPAGSGTAEPGGGTRRRKAVGVLVGLAVAVLAADLLTKQWALSALTDRAPVRVLGGAVYFSLTRNSGAAWSIGSDHTWVFPLITLGVVGWICWMAVRLRSVPWAVSLGLVLGGALGNLVDRIFRAPGHFVGHVVDMVSLFDPYGQVWPVFNLADSALVSGVTLAVLLELTGRQRDGGRAGADRPTAGAEPTPEPADGTTTEPRGRS, encoded by the coding sequence ATGACCGCAGCGCCACCCGCTGGATCCGGCACCGCCGAGCCGGGCGGCGGCACCCGTCGCCGAAAGGCGGTCGGGGTGCTCGTCGGCCTCGCCGTCGCGGTCCTCGCGGCCGACCTGCTCACCAAGCAGTGGGCGCTCTCCGCGCTCACCGACCGCGCCCCGGTGCGGGTGCTCGGTGGAGCGGTCTACTTCAGCCTGACCCGCAACAGCGGCGCCGCCTGGAGCATCGGCTCCGACCACACCTGGGTCTTTCCGCTGATCACCCTCGGCGTCGTCGGCTGGATCTGCTGGATGGCGGTACGGCTGCGCTCGGTGCCCTGGGCGGTCTCGCTGGGCCTGGTGCTGGGCGGGGCGCTCGGCAACCTCGTCGACCGGATCTTCCGCGCCCCGGGTCACTTCGTCGGCCACGTGGTCGACATGGTCAGCCTCTTCGACCCGTACGGGCAGGTCTGGCCGGTGTTCAACCTGGCCGACAGCGCCCTGGTCTCCGGGGTGACCCTGGCGGTGCTGCTGGAGCTGACCGGACGCCAGCGCGACGGTGGCCGGGCCGGAGCCGACCGGCCGACCGCCGGCGCCGAACCCACGCCGGAGCCCGCCGACGGCACCACCACCGAGCCCCGGGGGCGCTCGTGA
- a CDS encoding TraR/DksA family transcriptional regulator, giving the protein MAKPADTRTAGRKPVAKATRSAAETEKIRAALAARRDELRAEYDQTLSEITELQRDRLTDSAGDDQADTGTKTFEREQEISLANSIRERITQVERALERLDEGGYGWCERCGDPIPVERLAAFPSATLCVKCKQLEERR; this is encoded by the coding sequence ATGGCGAAGCCAGCCGACACCAGGACCGCCGGCCGTAAGCCGGTGGCGAAGGCCACCCGCAGCGCGGCGGAGACCGAGAAGATCCGGGCGGCCCTGGCGGCACGGCGCGACGAGTTGCGCGCCGAGTACGATCAGACGCTGAGCGAGATCACCGAGCTGCAGCGCGACCGGCTGACCGACTCGGCCGGGGACGACCAGGCCGACACCGGGACCAAGACGTTCGAGCGGGAGCAGGAGATCTCTCTCGCCAACAGCATCCGGGAACGGATCACGCAGGTCGAACGCGCCCTGGAGCGGCTCGACGAGGGTGGCTACGGCTGGTGCGAGCGGTGCGGCGACCCGATTCCGGTGGAGCGGCTCGCCGCCTTCCCGTCGGCGACCCTCTGCGTGAAGTGCAAGCAGCTGGAGGAGCGGCGCTGA
- a CDS encoding potassium/proton antiporter, with protein MTPGLDLALLLGAAVLLVAVGAVRFSTRLGVPSLLVYLALGVAIGESGLGIRFDDAELTRVLGFCALIVIIAEGGLSARWSTLRPVLGLAATLSTLGVLVSIVVVGVVVHVALGLDWRLALLYGAVLSSTDAAAVFATLRRLRLPPRLVATLEAESGMNDAPVVLLVVLLSRGAPTGHPWWYEVLVLGYELGAGAAVGLLAGLAGRFALRREALPSAGLYPIAVVGFTVLAYAAGAVLHASGFLAVYVAGVLLGNARLPHRQAILGFADGLAWLAQIGLFVLLGLLVTPSRLGAAVWPAVVTGLALVLAARPLSVAVAALPFRFRLREQAFLSWAGLRGAVPIVLATIPLSERVPGADRLFDAVFVLVVIFTLLQAGTLAPAARRLGVTAPAEAAEIRVETAPLERMRADLLQLEVPPGSRLGGVHVDELRLPVGAAVTLVLRDGVGFVPGPDTRLKVGDSLLIVATAGVRDAAERRLRAVSRRGRLARWFGEYGEDHDD; from the coding sequence GTGACGCCCGGGCTCGACCTGGCCCTGCTGCTCGGGGCCGCCGTCCTGCTGGTGGCGGTCGGCGCGGTCCGCTTCTCCACCCGCCTGGGCGTGCCCAGCCTCCTGGTCTACCTGGCGCTGGGCGTGGCGATCGGGGAGTCCGGCCTCGGGATCCGCTTCGACGACGCCGAGCTGACCCGGGTGCTCGGGTTCTGTGCGCTGATCGTGATCATCGCCGAGGGTGGGCTGAGCGCCCGGTGGAGCACGTTGCGCCCGGTGCTCGGCCTGGCGGCGACGCTGTCCACCCTCGGCGTGCTGGTCAGCATCGTGGTGGTCGGCGTGGTGGTGCACGTCGCGCTCGGCCTGGACTGGCGGCTGGCCCTGCTCTACGGCGCGGTGCTCTCCTCCACCGACGCCGCCGCGGTCTTCGCCACCCTGCGCCGGCTGCGCCTGCCACCCCGGCTGGTGGCCACCCTCGAGGCCGAGTCCGGCATGAACGACGCCCCGGTGGTGCTGCTGGTGGTGCTGCTGTCCCGGGGCGCGCCGACCGGCCACCCCTGGTGGTACGAGGTGCTCGTGCTCGGCTACGAGCTGGGTGCCGGCGCGGCGGTCGGCCTGCTCGCCGGGCTCGCCGGGCGGTTCGCCCTGCGCCGGGAGGCGTTGCCGTCGGCGGGGCTCTATCCGATCGCGGTGGTCGGCTTCACGGTGCTGGCGTACGCGGCCGGCGCGGTGCTGCACGCCTCGGGTTTCCTCGCCGTCTACGTCGCCGGCGTGCTGCTGGGCAACGCGCGGCTGCCGCACCGGCAGGCCATCCTGGGGTTCGCCGACGGGTTGGCGTGGCTGGCCCAGATCGGCCTGTTCGTGCTGCTCGGCCTGCTGGTCACGCCGAGCCGGCTGGGCGCGGCGGTGTGGCCGGCGGTGGTCACCGGGCTGGCGCTGGTGCTGGCCGCCCGGCCGCTGTCGGTGGCGGTCGCCGCGCTGCCGTTCCGGTTCCGGCTGCGGGAGCAGGCGTTCCTGTCCTGGGCCGGGCTGCGGGGGGCGGTGCCGATCGTGCTGGCCACCATCCCGCTGTCGGAGCGGGTGCCGGGCGCGGACCGGCTCTTCGACGCGGTCTTCGTGCTGGTGGTGATCTTCACGCTGCTCCAGGCGGGGACGCTCGCGCCGGCGGCCCGCCGGCTGGGGGTGACCGCGCCGGCCGAGGCGGCGGAGATCCGGGTGGAGACCGCGCCACTGGAGCGGATGCGGGCCGACCTGCTCCAGCTGGAGGTGCCACCGGGTTCCCGGCTGGGCGGGGTGCACGTGGACGAGCTGCGGCTGCCGGTGGGTGCCGCGGTGACCCTGGTGCTGCGCGACGGCGTCGGTTTCGTGCCCGGTCCGGACACCCGGCTGAAGGTGGGGGACAGCCTGCTGATCGTGGCCACCGCGGGGGTGCGGGACGCCGCCGAGCGCCGGCTCCGGGCGGTCAGCCGGCGGGGTCGTCTGGCCAGGTGGTTTGGCGAGTACGGCGAAGATCACGACGACTGA
- a CDS encoding DUF167 domain-containing protein — protein MTVDDTLTVAVRVKPGSSRARVGGRYDGPHGPALVIAVNAPAVDGRATEAARRALADALGLRPAAVSLRAGATSRDKLFGVQVTPGLPEALRRLRDGSAG, from the coding sequence GTGACCGTGGACGACACCCTCACCGTGGCCGTACGGGTGAAGCCGGGCTCCTCCCGGGCCCGGGTCGGCGGCCGGTACGACGGTCCGCACGGCCCCGCCCTGGTGATCGCGGTGAACGCGCCGGCCGTCGACGGGCGGGCCACCGAGGCGGCCCGCCGTGCCCTGGCCGACGCGCTCGGCCTCCGGCCGGCCGCGGTGTCCCTGCGGGCCGGGGCGACCAGCCGGGACAAGCTCTTCGGGGTCCAGGTGACGCCGGGCCTGCCGGAGGCGCTGCGCCGGCTGCGCGACGGATCGGCCGGGTGA